Genomic window (Daucus carota subsp. sativus chromosome 5, DH1 v3.0, whole genome shotgun sequence):
tcatataaattttgaaaaagaattaatatttaaaatagaaaagaaaCATTAAGTATCTTGCAAATGGAGAAAATGGAACTATCTTCATcaagctttttctttttaaaattgttgcgAATAGTgttgttttgtgattttaagttgttaaaattaatattttgtttcgaAATATTTGGTCTGAATGCCCAAACTTCTGTTaaagtatgttattaatttctAACTCGGTATACATTTGATGTTGAACGgttcaaaatatgtttttttaattaatctcagaatgtatatttgatttttggtgATGTTTAAAAAAGCGgatacggatattatccgtatccggataatatccggccgGATACGGAtacagatctttttattctaaaatttgcATATCTGTATCCGGATCCGGATCCGATTTTGAGTaggcggatacggatacggatatgggcaaatccgtatccgtttgacacccctaTTCTAAATGATGAACAAatatttttgctaaatatgtttaagattcttcatttcaaaAAGAGCCACCCATTTATTAAGATCTAACTATATctctttttgaaaaatattttcagaagtatattcttttaggattataaattgtaataaaaaaattcttaattaactatataaatttactttttttagtCATACTATAATTTCTATGAATGTTATTGGCGTCGCCCTTATCAGACaacaatatttagaaaaattaataaaattataacaaaaaagaaCATAAATAAACGAGTATATAAGATTGACGATCCTTTTGAAACAGGAAGGTCGCtgtcaagatttttttttttggattttgattttatgatatattttttttttgaaaccagaatttatgatattttagtTATAAACTATGAGTTTCTCGATTTAGCTTACTTACGtatacaaaattcaaaaattcacgTATAATCTAACATAATGCCGTTAAAAAAGTCAGCGACACaccaataaaatttaaacatatcaTAAAAAGTATGAAATTAGAACTGAATTTAGGGATCACCATTTTGTGACTTTTGTCATTTCAGAATCTTTTAGAACATACAAAAATCTTCCAAAATCACTTCTTTAAATCCTCAGCAAAAGAAATcaagattataatatttttttatttttatttttgtaaaataggAAAATGTTAAAGAGTGGTTAGAAGGGTTAATCACAAGGTAGAAATCATCATTACAGCCCATTCTGTCTTAAACTCGTTCAATTAATGATTACACTGTTCCTTCTATCCCTTGTTTCTACACATTCCCCACTTGTTTTGATTTATATTCTACTCGATCCACACCAAGAATCTCCCTAACACACCCTTTTCTTTATACATCACTTGGGTCAAGAAAAGGCTCGGCTGTGTTTCATCTTTTGTGTGTGGATTGTATGtatcttattaaattttacaCACACAAGGAGATGATGAATTAGTCCAAGttgaagcagaagaagaagaagaagaagaagattagATGGCAAGGGGAGAGTGGGGGTACTACAATGGGAGAACAAAATGGTGTTCTTATAGGAGAACCACTTTGGTTATTTGTTCAATTAACATTGGGGTTGCTCTCTATGTTCTTCACACTCTTTATAACTCCCTTTACACCTACCCTTTTAATGATCCTCAAAAAGGTGTGATTTTTATGGCTTTTGGTTGGTTTTAGCTTTGGCCCTTTTGTTAGTTTTGTCGGTTTTTGATGTTTGATGCTTGTTTATTCATGTTCTTGTGTTGTATTTGGAGAAAGGTTCAAATTTTGTTGCTTTAGGTTGGGTTTTGCACTGACCCATTTActtattttgttaatttattatgtTTAGTGCTTATTTGTTTATGTTCTTgtgttgaattttgaaaaaggtTTGAATTTTTCTTGCTTTAGGTTGGTTTTTGCACTGACCCAATTGCTGATTTTGTTAATTTCTTATGTTTAGTGCTTGTTTATGTATGCTCTtgtcttaaattttgaaaaaggttTAATTTTTCTTGCTTTAGGTTGGTTTCTTGAACCGATTGATTTGCtagttttgttgattttgtgttTAATGCTTGTTTTTCCATGTTCTTGGTGTATATGTAGCTGCTAGGTATACCCCTGATCAGGTTAGGAAAATGGAAGAATCAAATCATATTAGAAAAGAAGCACAACCCACTGAGCTTATTAAATTGGTGAGCATTGTTGTTACCCCAATCTAGCTAAAATTCTGTTTGGTAATTATCAGAGTGAAATTTGAATGCATATTATGCTAATGATTTGGTGTGCAAATTGTTGTGGCTTAGGTGGATGAGTTAAAGAAGGATTTTTCACGAGAAGAGAAGAAGCTTGATTTGCCATCACACTTGAAACATCAGGTAATTGATGAGATCGTGCAATTATTGAGGAGCTTGAAGTCCTCCAATGCAACTGTTCAAAATGGTGGGTGCTACTTCTATTTAATTTCTCTCTTTGACATGCTATAACAGTATCATATATTAACTGTTTTGTGTGCTCAGTTTATAGTCAATATCGTTGTTCTGTTAATTAGTTTTAGTGCATCATAGATGACTTTCTATTTGCTACTTGTGTCCTAGGTGTATGCAGCAATTCATGAGTGTGTGttccttttgtttctttttctatttATCTGTTTTGCAATGTTCTGCTGATAATACAGATTAGAGCAAGATTACAGAAATTGAATTATGTGATTGAAATCCATGGCAGCTGAAGTATCTAAGCTTCCtggaatatttatatattaaattaagattCCATGGATGATATTAATTAGATTAACCATGGTGTTGATatagagtttgaaattttcttatctTGGAAAGAAATAAAGGGCTTCTTATTAGATAggagtataataatatatgcatgtcAAACTTGATCCTTTTGTCTGACTATTGACCTTGACTATTGAGATTAcgtcttataagttataatacAGAACATAGCAGATAGCATCTTAAACTATACACGGGCCTCTGTGGGAAAATTGGGAAAAAGTTGATTTATAAGATGATAGAATATTTTTGTACTGAATACCTTGTTGTGGAGGGTGTTTTATCATTTGATGTTGCAAAATTTTGTCTCTCTGTTAGAACTTTATATGCATATAAGCTTCTATCATGGTTGTTGTGATGGTAACTCGAGTGAACGAGGGCCCGGCTAGCCACTAGCGAATAGTTGTTGACTAATTATCTGCTAGCCGGcaagttaaatatattaaattttataattccaCTATGTATCATGAAGTTTGTGGTATCTGCATTACCAAATATGGATCAAGACACTGAAGCCAGCGAAAAGCTTTTGCCACTTTGGcacttttatatattatgatttaGCCCTATAAAACAGCATGTTGTAGaaaatttcagtttttaaatgAACAGAATGAAAATAATCAATGAAGCGTCTCTCACAGTTCAACAAAACGGACACTGAAGTCAGCGAAAAGCATTTGCCCTATAAAACAGCATGTTGTAGGaaaatttcagtttttaaatcaACAGAATGAAAATAATCAATGAAGcgtatataacttataagttcgtCAACATTTAAGACTGTACAAGGTGCTAAATTACTTTTAGAAATTGATATCAAATGAAGAAGGTATTATTTAGGCAAGTTTGTGGCTTTTGAGCTAGTTTACTTGGAAGGTTGAACTGAAAGACTTCAGTAACTATGGTGTTGTGTCGGAGTGTTTGTGAAAGAATGACTTGCGAGGAGGATTGAGCGGACCACTCtggataaaatattattgtttctACTGTGAGGACTAAGGATTGTTAGACCGCCATGGGTTGAATATCTAGTACTTAGTGTGTTGGATTGATGTTGCTTGCTTCCCTGAGAAGTCTTGACTTTTTTTCGTAGCTGGAAATGTGTTGAAGTTGTCATTATGGAAGATTGTGTGGTTGGGGTAAGGAGATTTTTGGGCATGTTTATTAGGTTTCTAGTAGGTGGATTAAGGCAGGCCACTATGGATTGAATATTATTGCTTCTACTGTGACTCTGTGAGGAGGATTAGACCACCATGGGTTATATATGATTTCTTCTACTTTGTAGTTTTAGTAGAACGGAGAATCTTGTTGCTTCCGCAAGAAGTTTAACTTCCTATTATAGCTGGAAAGTGTGAAAGATATGATTATGAAAGACTGTGTGGTTAGGGAAAGATTTTGGGTTATGTTTAGTAGGTTTCTAGTAGGTGGATAAAGATGTGCTAGTCACTCAGGTGTATTCAAGTATGAATAGATATCTCTTTGGGAACCTATTACTGAAGGCGTCTTCATGTCAGAgaatcatttgaagttaaattttttttttttcttttgagacCGTTGGAAGGAATTGAAAATCTACAAATACATGGAATTAGATGCTGTGGAAATGTAATGCCGAGCCATGTTACAAAAATggtattcttaatttttttaagattatCTTTGAATTGATGCATGTTGATAATTGTTTGTATTCTTTTTAAGTCCTGCAAGAAATTAGACTTACTCCTTTAACTAGTATAGTAGTATAGCTTGGGCCTATTTAGAACACCTGCATTTTACTAGGAAGATTATTCTTTTCAAATCCGCTTATCAAAGCAGACTTACTTATACTAGTgagtgttatatttttattcttttgagAGTGATCTCAACTTACAGGGATTGGAATAATTGGTAGTTGTTTCATATGTGGATATTAATATGAATTGCAACTATAAATGAGCCATAACATATTAAGTTCCCACTCCGCCTGACAGTAACATGCGGTGTCTAGGATTTActgtttgtttatttttatggTTTGGCAGGATATTGCTTTACTGTACACAGTGTTGAACAAACAGTTTTTCTTAGTCTTTTAGTTTATAAATGCTATTTACTTTCTCATTGGTTTGTTTAGAAATTAGAGTTGCTTTGGGGTTAGCAGTTATAGCAATAGTACAAAATTTCAGTTGTGGCTCAGCTTTGGTCCTCGTATATTATGCGACTATGCGTCCCTTACCACGTAAAGTATTCATGTCTGTGCATTTGTTGTGTGTTATAACAATTTCTTTTGTTTCTCGATAAACAGAAGCGATTGAAAGATGGCGCAAGCAAAAACTAAAAGAAGCTAGAGAGTTGGCTCGGGGAAATAGCATAAGTCCAACCATTCTGCCCAAGGAAGcaagtaaattttttttctcttttaaaaattttgttttgtcacaGGTGTGTGCTTACTTTACATTATATCTGTTGCCTCCTGCAAAATAGAAAACTTCTATGTATCTCAATGAGGGGCCCTTACTATACATCGAGATTATTGCCTCTTGCAAAGTATAAAAGAAaagagataaataaataaaaaattctatGGAGTCTTGTTCGAATGCTATATAGAGGTTCTCAATGTTTGTGGATGTATGCTTGTAGAAATTCTTGTTAAAGCATTAAAGTCTCGCTGGGATGACTTCAGAGATGAAATCGGTCTCTGGATACCTGTCGCCATTCCTAACAAGGAACATGATGACAAGCCTGAGGGTGAAGAAGAGTTtggtaatacatatatatatatccttatatatatgtatagttcAAAAGTTTTGTGATGTATGAATTAACAACGAACCTTTTCTATCCAGACAGCGAAATATTAGCTGGCAGGCAGCTTCCTCCCGAGTGCAATACCGAACGTCATACAGATTATGGTGGGGCAGCTGTTCGCTGGGGCCTGACCCACCATAAAGAGAGCGCTTACGACTGTTGTCAAGCATGTCTGGATCAAGCAAAAAATGCAAGAGAAGGCGAAAAGCGATGCAATATATGGGTATACTGCCCTTCAGAGGGGGGATGTTACTCTCCGGATATATATGAACACAAACAGCAAGAATGCTGGCTAAAATATGTATGttgattaatatctttcaaatgAAGTAATTCTCATTTGAACATGCACATTGCTTCATCGTACTAATGAAATCATTATACTCTGTGAATCGGCAGGACGAGAAACCCCAAGTAAGCTTCAAGGACAAGTATTCCGAATCTTACAGAAACTCACATCCAAATGCTCCGCTGGTTGTTCCGTGGGTAGCTGGGATTGTAAGTGTATAATTTGGCCTACCTTAGGATGAAAGCTGACAAAAACCCATTGAAAGCAGGAGGCACGAGAGTTCTTGTCTCTAGGCAACAACGGGTGTGGTTTGTGAAGAACGCATGCTCTTACTTTTCTTGTTTCTTTCCCCCCTGTTTTTTGCGATACAAGTAGGGGGGGCTTACCATTGGTTTTCCTCAAGTTGGAGAACTCGGGGATGAGATGATCTTTTTGGTTATGAATGtaatcttataaattttaacgATGGGATAACAAGCATGCGAGTATTATTAAAGTATAGAGTTATTATTGTTTTTGATGATAGTACATTTCCCTTTCTGTATAGGAATATTCAAACTTAGAGAGCTTCCATTATATATCATGTTAGCACTGTTCAGCTTCCAGTCACAGCAGTATTGTTAAGAGGTACTTTACTCTAATTTAATACCACCTGTTCTTTTGGATCATGTATACTCTTAAGTCTTACAGTATATATCAACAGTCGTTGTAGAAATGAAATGAGAATAGGAATTACTAGAGTTATTGATTCAGGTATTACCTGAATTTTTTAGATAAATAGAagatttttagtcaaatcaaGTGTAATCAATGAAttgatgtttttttattaaaatttatcgggaatattttaatacatcccgaatttaatatataaaacttaaaTGAGTAACTAATATTaaagtttattaataatataaattatcttattaaaatattttataatttttcatgacACAAGTTTTGTGCGGAAAGAATAAAAAAAGGAAATATTTTCtcacataaataataattatttattttttctcacATATCCTGTTTTCTCTATATTATTTAACTTCTTGACTTTCGTTATATtttcctattttttaatttttgtattaataaaattattattttaattaatttttttataaattaaaattttaatcacatattttcatttttgaaaaataaaatctgaTATAATAATCTACATGAGATACGTGTTAGAAAATAGAGtacaaaataactaaaacaataatgatttcaatatttatttatttgtttgacCCAATCATGAATCATTACACAATCATTAACACAATCACACATCCTCCTCGGCAACATCATTATCAACCAAACCAAATCATCTCTCACACAACAAAACTCAAACCCAAACTCAAAAAACACAGAGAGATGAAGCAGAACCAAAACAAACCCTGGAGTGTCTATGACACAGTCACAAGCAGGCCCACCACGCCAGATAATCTAATGGCTGACATTAACTCTGCAATCTCTGCACTAGAATCCAGCCGTTCAATCACACTTCTTGACCCAAAAAACAAGAACCCTCAAGCCCCTGTTACAAAACCAAAGACccaaaataataatagtattaatagtaacaataataatactaaTGATAGTTATGATGCTAAGTTAGCTGATGAGTCTTACAAAGCTGGGATGGCTTGTTTGGCTTCAGGGAAGCTAGATGAGGCTGTTGAGTCTTTGAATACTTCTCTTTTGAATTGCCCTCCTGATAGAACTTCTGCTGTTGCGAAGCTTAGGTCTCTTATTGATATTACCTCACAGCAGCTTCCCTCCGCCTAGATGACTTTATTCTTGATGGGTATTTCTTGTTTCTTCCCTTAATTCTTGAATCTTGATGGGTATTTATTTGAAGTTGGGAACTTTTTTCCGGAACTGGTGAATTATGTGTGTTTATTGAATGAATGTTTTGATGATGTTGAATTGTATTTGCTTACATTTTCTTGTAATCTTGTTATGCCTTGGCCCttgagtattttgaaattatgcCAGTATGGTTTAAGTCTATTGGGAGAATTTTACTATGCCCCATAGAATATTGAGTcatgaaaaaaaaagtatattatgtTATGATTCTGTGCACATTTGAATAATAATGGAATTGTTGTAAAGTTGGATTTTTACGATGCAGTCATTGCCTCATTAGAAAAAGTACATTATGGTATGATTGGGTAAACATTAGAATGATATTGTGATTGTTCTAAAGTTCTGATTTTTAGGATGTACATGGCCGTTTTAATGATTATTGCGGTTTAGATGAACAAGTTTGCTATGATTGCCTCTCGAGTTTGGGCTTCGTGTAACTccatatatattgttgtctGCAGTGGAGAAGTATTATATGTAATGGATGACACTCTACTTGATGATGTGTAAAGGACTGTGGAATGCATCTGGATTCTTCACACTAAGCCAAGTAAAAGCATCATTAGTGGTGAAAATTGAGAACATTGTGCATTTATGTTGATTCAGAGAGGCATATGATTACTGCATACTGTCTCTGATAGTAAGTGCATGTGTAACTGCTGAGTAAGTTCGTTTGAATCTTATATGGAATTTTGTGCAGTTAACAATTTTGTGCATGTGGTGTGGCGTGTAGTCACAAGATTTATCCCAACAAATTACAAAGTTAGTGGTGAAACATGTTCAAGTCTCTCCCTTGAGTCCCTACTAACCTTTCTGTGGTGTTTATTTGGACATAATGATGCTCTCGTGTTCATCTGCACAAAGTTGTTGGTTTTTGGAGTACAGTTGGGACTAGGGGAGTATAATTGGATTACGAGGTTTTGAATGAATTTAGGTCCTTATTAAGTGCTGCAGATTGCTGTCTTCTGTTGAACCATTTGCAAAGGACTATATGTCCACACTGGAGTTTTGATTCCTCTTGTGGCAGCCCCAAATCCAGGGGCCAGGATCAGGTGCCACGGGAAAAGCTAAACAGCCTGTAAATTTTCCCATAGCACCCGATCCTGACCCCTGGATTTGGGGCTACCACGCCTGGAATGGTGCTGAGTGTAGGACCTAAACCAGGGAGGAACACAACTTTGATCAATGTCGCTGCCTGTCTTTGAAGCTGAAGATCCTTTTGCGTGGATGGTGGAAAAATGAGGTAGGCAGACCACCGAGTTGGTTGAAGTATCCTGGAGCTGGTGCAGCTACTATGCAAACCAACAGGATCTTGTGGTTAATCAAGCTATTAGGAGCTCCAACACAAGGGGATTCTTTGTTTAGTTCAATTAGTTCTGAATGTGAATTGTTGTAATCTGATTTAACAGATGTTTCTTTAATTTCTATTGAACGATCGACTAGTCAGAAGACTCAGAACACTCACTTTCTTGTTCTCAGGGGCCTGTGTTCCTCTTAATGCTCCTGCAACTTTGTCGAATGTTCTGTTCTAAATCGCCATTTAATCCATGTTCTGAATTGATCAATCCGATTGATCCTTGATTAATCATTGTTGCGTGACTTCATCGATTAAATCCGATTCTAGTTTTTTACAACATTGGTTGAATGTAATAAATACTGATCACAAAGATGATGAGGGCTGCAAGATGCAGTTCTCTATGTCAAACGCATAAACGcataatttctaaattttaaatttggtaACAAGTTctagaaataaaaattagtgTTCAGTATTATTATACTCTCtctatttcaaatcttttatcttatttgattttttttctcaaatttatcaaattttgattaaatattgcacataaataaaaatagatatgTAATAAATTTGTCTGAATGAAAAGTacattttctcaattttaatatgtatttttcaACTCTTGTGACATGTCATTTATCAGGTAGcctcttaaattattttttaataaacaaatattacaaaaatgccCACCGATAAATAGAAAAGATGACCTAATTGAAATAGTTCCGGGTCGGATCAAAACCACCCAATTAAAAGCCAAATTATCCCCGGTTTTTGTTGCAGAAACAGAGTGAACATGTGGAGCTTTTCATCTTCAACCTCCAACTTATTACCAACCCTCACATTCTTACCCAAACTCAACCAAACCTCGTACTCAAACCCAAGACTCCCCAAACCCCACTTCATCTCATGCTGTTCAGACCTCACCACTTCACCACCATCCTTCACGGACCCACCGGGGCCCACCCTGCCCCCACCTGTTCTCAAGAAGAGGAGAAGATACAGGAAACTATACCCAGGTGAAAAAGAAGGCATCACTGAAGAAATGAGATTTGTGGCTATGAAGCTTCGAGAAAGTGCTAAGGCTAAGCCTAGGGTTAGGACTTATCCTGGTATTAGTGAAGTTGAGGATAAGAGTGAGAGTGAGAGTGAAGGGAGTGGTGGAGAGGGGGAGGAGACGTGGCAGCCCACTGTGGAGGGGTTTGTTAAGTATTTGGTTGATAGTAAGCTTGTTTTCGATTTTGTCGAAAGGATTGTGGATGAATCTAGTCATGTTTCTTGTGAGTTCTTGATTCTTTGTGATGTTTGCTTTTCGGGTTTTATGGTTGTGTTTGTTGATTTTGTGCTGTGCTAGAATTTACGGGAATTTGGTGAAACTGGATGAATTAGGATTATAATTTTAGCAGCGCAGTCTTATTTGGattaattgaattatttttttgtgtGTCATTTGGTTTTCTTGTGCTTGTAAGTATGTTCGCCTGTACAATTTATTTGTTGGTacattattgaatatctgttgGGAATTGCTGAATAAAGTAGCTGTGCAAAAATTGATGCTCAGCAAATAATAATCTCAAATTGGTAAAAATGTGCGACAACTACAAGAATCATGTCGTTTGTTATTCAATCATTTGAGAATGCTCTGTACATTCCTTTTGTTTTGCGTGTATGTGTTATTTATATCAAGTAGAATGAGGAGGTTGAATCTACTTT
Coding sequences:
- the LOC108219836 gene encoding uncharacterized protein LOC108219836; amino-acid sequence: MARGEWGYYNGRTKWCSYRRTTLVICSINIGVALYVLHTLYNSLYTYPFNDPQKAARYTPDQVRKMEESNHIRKEAQPTELIKLVDELKKDFSREEKKLDLPSHLKHQVIDEIVQLLRSLKSSNATVQNEAIERWRKQKLKEARELARGNSISPTILPKEAKILVKALKSRWDDFRDEIGLWIPVAIPNKEHDDKPEGEEEFDSEILAGRQLPPECNTERHTDYGGAAVRWGLTHHKESAYDCCQACLDQAKNAREGEKRCNIWVYCPSEGGCYSPDIYEHKQQECWLKYDEKPQVSFKDKYSESYRNSHPNAPLVVPWVAGIVSV
- the LOC108220434 gene encoding probable inactive heme oxygenase 2, chloroplastic, whose product is MWSFSSSTSNLLPTLTFLPKLNQTSYSNPRLPKPHFISCCSDLTTSPPSFTDPPGPTLPPPVLKKRRRYRKLYPGEKEGITEEMRFVAMKLRESAKAKPRVRTYPGISEVEDKSESESEGSGGEGEETWQPTVEGFVKYLVDSKLVFDFVERIVDESSHVSYAYFRKTGLERSVALSKDLEWFSQQDIVIPEASNPGVAYVKYLEELAETSPPLFLCHFYNIYFSHIAGGQVIGKQVSEKILESKQLEFYNWEGESEELLRGVREKLNMLGEHWSRDEKNKCLREATKAFRYLGQIIRLIIL